A stretch of Thermoanaerobaculia bacterium DNA encodes these proteins:
- a CDS encoding pyridoxamine 5'-phosphate oxidase family protein: MKPKALLEFLRLHRLAVQASVSAVETAQAAIVGFAVTDQFEIVFDTLQTTRKAQNLRQNPHVALVIGGWVPGDERTVQYEGVADEPSGSALERLKEVYYAVYPDGPSRLRWPGLIYIRVRPTWIRYSDYNRDPPEIVEFRAENLVL; the protein is encoded by the coding sequence ATGAAGCCGAAGGCATTGCTCGAGTTCCTGCGCCTTCACCGGCTGGCGGTGCAGGCATCGGTGTCAGCCGTGGAGACGGCACAAGCCGCGATAGTGGGGTTCGCCGTGACCGACCAGTTCGAGATCGTGTTCGACACGCTCCAGACCACACGCAAGGCGCAGAACCTGCGCCAGAACCCGCACGTCGCGCTCGTCATCGGGGGGTGGGTGCCGGGCGATGAACGCACGGTGCAGTACGAAGGTGTCGCGGATGAGCCTTCGGGCTCTGCTTTGGAGCGCCTGAAGGAGGTCTACTACGCGGTCTACCCGGATGGACCGAGTCGGCTGCGCTGGCCCGGGCTGATCTACATTCGCGTCCGGCCGACATGGATTCGGTACAGCGACTACAACCGCGATCCACCGGAGATCGTCGAGTTCCGAGCCGAGAACCTGGTCCTGTAG
- a CDS encoding transcription initiation protein gives MAKYLISFPSAAMVVPEGDREAVGRDAHAVIDEAKAAGVYVFGGGIDEDVPPVLVSADGSVADGGYPWAPPLDGGFTVLDLPSREEAVAWAARIAKACRCEQELRAFGLDPRS, from the coding sequence ATGGCAAAGTACCTGATCTCATTTCCTAGTGCGGCGATGGTCGTGCCGGAGGGCGACCGGGAGGCGGTGGGCCGCGACGCGCACGCCGTGATCGATGAGGCAAAAGCCGCTGGCGTTTACGTCTTCGGCGGCGGCATCGACGAAGACGTGCCGCCCGTCCTCGTCTCGGCCGACGGGTCGGTCGCCGATGGCGGCTACCCGTGGGCGCCCCCGCTTGACGGCGGCTTCACCGTGCTCGACCTGCCATCGCGTGAGGAGGCCGTCGCGTGGGCCGCGCGCATTGCGAAGGCCTGCCGGTGCGAGCAGGAGCTGCGCGCCTTCGGGTTGGACCCGCGGTCCTGA
- a CDS encoding RDD family protein, giving the protein MPVKTHLVRRGLAATLDYCLIGAMFWAGRGMLDQPEYGCLGCVIMLIALVAWFVYFVFIESTFGRTAGKALFDLVVERLDQKPLTGLDCLLRHILDPVDFLFIGGPAILAVKLSSRGQRLGDMLADTHVVFIP; this is encoded by the coding sequence ATGCCGGTAAAGACGCACCTTGTTCGTCGCGGCCTCGCGGCGACCCTCGATTACTGCCTAATCGGCGCCATGTTCTGGGCGGGTCGCGGAATGCTTGACCAACCGGAATATGGTTGCCTCGGCTGCGTGATCATGCTGATCGCCCTGGTGGCATGGTTCGTGTATTTCGTGTTTATTGAGTCAACGTTTGGCAGAACCGCTGGAAAGGCGTTGTTCGACCTTGTGGTCGAGCGGTTGGATCAGAAGCCGCTAACTGGCCTTGACTGCCTCCTTCGTCACATCCTCGATCCTGTCGATTTCCTTTTTATCGGCGGACCGGCCATTCTTGCGGTCAAACTCTCGTCGCGAGGGCAACGTTTGGGCGACATGCTAGCCGATACCCACGTGGTCTTCATTCCATGA
- a CDS encoding M4 family metallopeptidase — protein MSRVASPAVSLSGCKTVSPSGCQTIVPPYILDAISRRGDEFERSRARETLLQTERLRGHRDAIGGTCPAIPAGEERRTVYDEAGGSVLPGRLVRGEGGTSSKDPAVNEAYDGAGATYDFYEKAFCRSSIDGKGMRLDSSVHYGRNFDNAFWNGTQMVYGDGDGRIFNRFTVAVDVIGHELTHGVTGTEANFDYEWQPGALNESFSDVFGSLVKQWKRQEKADQADWIIGAGLFTAKVRGRGIRSMLHPGTAYDDPILGKDPQPATMRDFYEGYDDNGGVHVNSGIPNRAFALAAIAIGGFAWEKAGMIWYAALTERLRNTSDFKDAAASTVAIAGERYGSAVEKAVRDAWRTVGVPLASKAAASAG, from the coding sequence ATGAGCCGCGTTGCCTCCCCGGCGGTCAGCCTTTCGGGCTGCAAGACGGTCAGCCCTTCGGGCTGCCAGACTATCGTTCCGCCGTACATTCTCGACGCGATCTCGCGGCGCGGCGACGAGTTCGAACGCTCCCGCGCTCGCGAGACGCTGCTCCAGACCGAGCGCCTCCGCGGGCATCGTGATGCCATCGGCGGAACGTGTCCCGCCATCCCGGCCGGCGAGGAACGAAGGACGGTCTACGACGAGGCGGGGGGCTCGGTCCTCCCCGGCCGGCTCGTTCGCGGGGAGGGCGGCACGTCGTCGAAAGACCCGGCCGTCAACGAGGCGTACGACGGCGCCGGCGCGACCTACGATTTCTACGAGAAGGCGTTCTGCCGGAGCTCGATCGACGGGAAGGGAATGCGCCTCGACTCCTCCGTCCACTACGGCCGGAACTTCGACAACGCCTTCTGGAACGGCACGCAGATGGTTTACGGAGACGGCGACGGCCGGATATTCAACCGCTTCACCGTCGCGGTCGACGTCATCGGCCACGAGCTCACGCACGGCGTGACCGGAACCGAGGCCAATTTCGACTACGAATGGCAGCCGGGCGCGTTGAACGAGAGCTTCTCCGACGTGTTCGGCTCACTCGTCAAGCAGTGGAAACGGCAGGAGAAGGCCGATCAGGCCGACTGGATCATCGGCGCGGGCCTCTTCACCGCGAAGGTGCGCGGCCGCGGCATCCGGTCGATGCTGCATCCCGGGACGGCGTACGACGATCCGATCCTCGGGAAGGACCCGCAGCCGGCGACGATGCGCGACTTCTACGAAGGGTACGACGACAACGGCGGCGTCCACGTCAACTCCGGCATCCCGAATCGCGCGTTTGCGCTGGCGGCGATCGCGATCGGAGGGTTCGCCTGGGAGAAGGCGGGGATGATCTGGTACGCGGCGCTGACCGAGCGTCTTCGGAACACGTCGGACTTCAAGGACGCCGCCGCCTCGACGGTCGCGATCGCGGGGGAGCGTTACGGGAGCGCGGTCGAGAAAGCGGTCCGGGACGCCTGGCGGACGGTCGGCGTGCCGCTCGCTTCGAAGGCGGCCGCGTCGGCGGGATGA